A genomic stretch from Georgenia muralis includes:
- a CDS encoding amino acid ABC transporter ATP-binding protein, with translation MAHPHDPPAATENAERLGGPLVVLTDVNKHFGELHVLKDIDMTVRRGEVVVVIGPSGSGKSTLCRAINRLEPIDSGTISIDGKELPAEGKDLARLRADVGMVFQSFNLFAHKTILENVTLGPTKVRGLKGHEAKKQAMDLLERVGVANQAGKHPAQLSGGQQQRVAIARALAMRPKVMLFDEPTSALDPEMITEVLDVMTSLAREGMTMIVVTHEMGFARKAADRVIFMDAGQIVEEATPEEFFTNPRSERAKDFLSKLLSH, from the coding sequence ATGGCCCACCCGCACGACCCCCCCGCGGCGACCGAGAACGCCGAGCGCCTCGGCGGACCGCTCGTCGTCCTCACCGACGTCAACAAGCACTTCGGCGAGCTGCACGTCCTCAAGGACATCGACATGACGGTGCGCCGGGGCGAGGTCGTCGTCGTCATCGGTCCGTCCGGGTCGGGCAAGTCCACCCTGTGCCGGGCCATCAACCGCCTGGAGCCGATCGACTCCGGCACCATCTCCATCGACGGCAAGGAGCTGCCCGCCGAGGGCAAGGACCTCGCCCGGCTGCGGGCCGACGTCGGGATGGTCTTCCAGTCGTTCAACCTCTTCGCCCACAAGACGATCCTGGAGAACGTCACCCTCGGTCCCACCAAGGTCCGCGGCCTCAAGGGTCACGAGGCGAAGAAGCAGGCGATGGACCTCCTCGAGCGGGTCGGGGTCGCCAACCAGGCGGGCAAGCACCCCGCCCAGCTCTCCGGCGGGCAGCAGCAGCGCGTCGCGATCGCGAGGGCGCTGGCCATGCGGCCCAAGGTCATGCTCTTCGACGAGCCGACCTCCGCGCTCGACCCGGAGATGATCACCGAGGTCCTCGACGTCATGACCTCCCTCGCCCGTGAGGGGATGACGATGATCGTCGTCACCCACGAGATGGGGTTTGCCCGCAAGGCCGCCGACCGCGTGATCTTCATGGACGCCGGCCAGATCGTCGAGGAGGCCACCCCCGAGGAGTTCTTCACCAACCCCCGCTCCGAGCGGGCGAAGGACTTCCTGTCCAAGCTGCTCAGCCACTGA